A single Apodemus sylvaticus chromosome 20, mApoSyl1.1, whole genome shotgun sequence DNA region contains:
- the Atp5f1b gene encoding ATP synthase subunit beta, mitochondrial: MLSLVGRVASASASGALRGLSPSVALPQAQLLLRAAPAGVHPARDYAAQASAAPKAGGATGRIVAVIGAVVDVQFDEGLPPILNALEVQGRDSRLVLEVAQHLGESTVRTIAMDGTEGLVRGQKVLDSGAPIKIPVGPETLGRIMNVIGEPIDERGPIKTKQFAPIHAEAPEFVEMSVEQEILVTGIKVVDLLAPYAKGGKIGLFGGAGVGKTVLIMELINNVAKAHGGYSVFAGVGERTREGNDLYHEMIESGVINLKDATSKVSLVYGQMNEPPGARARVALTGLTVAEYFRDQEGQDVLLFIDNIFRFTQAGSEVSALLGRIPSAVGYQPTLATDMGTMQERITTTKKGSITSVQAIYVPADDLTDPAPATTFAHLDATTVLSRAIAELGIYPAVDPLDSTSRIMDPNIVGNEHYDVARGVQKILQDYKSLQDIIAILGMDELSEEDKLTVSRARKIQRFLSQPFQVAEVFTGHMGKLVPLKETIKGFQQILAGDYDHLPEQAFYMVGPIEEAVAKADKLAEEHGS, encoded by the exons ATGTTGAGTCTTGTGGGGCGTGTGGCCTCGGCCTCGGCCTCCGGGGCCTTGCGGGGACTCAGCCCTTCGGTGGCGCTGCCACAGGCGCAGCTTCTACTGCGAGCAGCTCCCGCCGGGGTCCATCCTG CCAGAGACTATGCGGCGCAGGCGTCTGCGGCCCCGAAGGCAGGCGGCGCCACTGGGCGAATCGTGGCAGTCATCGGCGCCGTGGTGGACGTCCAGTTCGATGAGGGATTACCACCCATCCTGAATGCCCTGGAAGTGCAAGGCAGGGATAGCAGACTGGTTTTGGAGGTGGCCCAGCATTTAG GGGAGAGCACGGTCAGAACTATTGCTATGGACGGCACTGAAGGCTTGGTTAGAGGCCAGAAAGTACTGGATTCAGGTGCACCAATCAAAATTCCTGTGGGTCCTGAGACCTTGGGCAGAATCATGAATGTCATTGGAGAACCTATTGATGAGAGAGGCCCCATCAAAACCAAACA GTTCGCCCCCATCCACGCTGAGGCTCCTGAGTTCGTAGAGATGAGTGTTGAGCAGGAGATCCTGGTGACTGGGATAAAGGTTGTGGATCTGCTGGCCCCATACGCCAAGGGGGGGAAGATCG GACTCTTTGGAGGTGCTGGTGTGGGAAAGACAGTACTGATCATGGAGTTAATCAACAATGTTGCCAAAGCCCATGGTGGTTACTCTGTATTTGCTGGTGTTGGTGAGAGGACCCGTGAGGGTAATGATTTATACCATGAAATGATTGAATCTGGTGTTATCAACCTAAAAGATGCCACTTCCAAG GTTTCGCTGGTGTATGGACAAATGAATGAACCACCTGGTGCTCGTGCCCGGGTAGCTCTGACGGGTCTGACCGTTGCTGAATACTTCAGAGACCAGGAAGGCCAAGATGTCCTGCTGTTTATTGACAACATCTTCCGCTTCACCCAGGCTGGCTCAGAG GTATCTGCCTTATTGGGCAGAATCCCTTCTGCTGTGGGCTACCAGCCTACCCTAGCCACTGACATGGGTACAATGCAGGAAAGAATCACCACCACCAAGAAGGGATCTATCACCTCCGTGCAG GCTATCTATGTGCCCGCTGATGACCTGACTGACCCTGCCCCTGCAACTACCTTTGCCCATTTGGATGCCACCACTGTGCTGTCCCGGGCTATTGCTGAGTTGGGTATCTACCCAGCTGTGGACCCGTTGGACTCCACCTCTCGCATTATGGATCCCAACATTGTTGGCAATGAGCATTACGATGTCGCCCGAGGGGTGCAGAAAATCCTGCAG GACTACAAATCTCTCCAGGACATCATTGCCATCTTGGGTATGGATGAACTTTCTGAGGAAGATAAATTGACTGTGTCCCGGGCAAGGAAGATACAGCGCTTCTTGTCCCAGCCATTCCAGGTTGCTGAGGTCTTCACAGGTCACATGGGAAAACTGGTGCCTCTGAAGGAGACCATTAAAGGATTTCAGCAGATTTTAGCAG GTGACTATGACCATCTCCCAGAACAAGCCTTCTACATGGTGGGACCCATTGAAGAAGCTGTGGCAAAAGCTGATAAGCTGGCAGAAGAGCATGGGTCGTGA